In the genome of Microbacterium saperdae, one region contains:
- a CDS encoding flagellar hook capping FlgD N-terminal domain-containing protein, giving the protein MTVDAVSAPSSIYTGSTSDPAARKQVLDGEVFLKLLVTQLTHQDPSSPMDTNEMISQTTQLAMMEQLTTLADNGTEAFALSMRQAATALIGQEASYKDADGKPVSGIVTKVSFDGPIPQVTIGDKTVALDAITGITSKTTPAASAPAAA; this is encoded by the coding sequence ATGACCGTCGACGCCGTGAGCGCCCCGAGTTCGATCTACACGGGGAGCACCAGCGACCCCGCCGCGCGCAAGCAGGTGCTCGACGGCGAGGTGTTCCTCAAGCTGCTGGTCACGCAGCTGACGCACCAGGATCCGTCCAGCCCGATGGACACCAACGAGATGATCTCGCAGACCACACAGCTGGCCATGATGGAGCAGCTGACGACGCTCGCCGACAACGGCACCGAGGCGTTCGCGCTGAGCATGCGCCAGGCCGCCACCGCGCTGATCGGTCAGGAGGCGAGCTACAAGGATGCCGATGGCAAGCCGGTGTCGGGCATCGTCACGAAGGTCTCGTTCGACGGCCCCATCCCGCAGGTGACCATCGGCGACAAGACCGTCGCGCTGGATGCCATCACCGGCATCACCTCGAAGACCACCCCTGCCGCGAGCGCCCCCGCCGCAGCCTGA
- a CDS encoding FliH/SctL family protein produces MTRSDTAFTPLVVPRVGETPTDLRGEADRARIRGYAEGFAEGRRIALDEARSQNVIDQTHAAQERALYLERRSSALRAVHEAAEAFDLRAEELAALTADRIEELAVDLARAILCVELSDPARSASHALRRALAEMPVQRWTRVTFSPQDGAILREDADAEGTLDGIEMRVAASVGQGGAVVEVADGAVDTRIAQALARAAAALRGDGDEHDEARS; encoded by the coding sequence ATGACACGTTCCGACACCGCTTTCACCCCGCTCGTCGTGCCGCGCGTGGGCGAGACCCCCACCGACCTGCGCGGGGAGGCGGACCGGGCGCGCATCCGCGGCTATGCCGAGGGATTCGCTGAGGGGCGGCGTATCGCGCTCGACGAGGCACGATCGCAGAACGTGATCGATCAGACGCATGCCGCGCAGGAGCGTGCGCTCTATCTCGAGCGGCGCTCATCCGCTCTGCGGGCTGTCCACGAAGCCGCGGAAGCCTTCGACCTGCGCGCCGAGGAGCTCGCCGCGCTCACGGCGGATCGGATCGAGGAGCTCGCGGTGGACCTCGCCAGAGCGATCCTGTGCGTGGAGCTGTCGGACCCGGCGCGGTCCGCCTCGCACGCCCTGCGCCGCGCACTCGCCGAGATGCCGGTGCAGCGGTGGACGCGCGTGACGTTCAGCCCGCAGGACGGCGCGATCCTGCGAGAGGACGCGGATGCCGAAGGGACGCTGGACGGCATCGAGATGCGGGTGGCCGCATCGGTCGGTCAGGGTGGCGCGGTCGTCGAAGTCGCGGACGGGGCCGTCGACACGCGCATCGCGCAGGCACTCGCCCGTGCTGCTGCAGCGCTGCGCGGCGACGGCGACGAACACGACGAGGCTCGCTCATGA
- a CDS encoding FliI/YscN family ATPase, translating to MSGRTASWERALDAARPERSGTVKAVLGLGAEVIGIDAAVGDRVRIQVADGRRVDAEIVAVDGASARCMPLAPLDGITARAKVLHTGSGLRVPTGPALLGRVLDGLGRPIDGKGPLDRGAEFVALDNDAPSILHRQRIATQLGLGVRVLDTMTPVGTGQRLGLFAGSGVGKSSLMSMIARGSSADVTVIALVGERGREVREFIEDDLGPEGLARSVVVVATSDQPAMVRMRSAFVATRIAERFREDGANVMLMMDSLTRVAMAQREIGLSAGEPPATRGYPPSTFSVLARLLERAGTGPVGSITGLYTVLVDGDDHNEPIADAARGILDGHVVLDRALAVRGHFPAVDVLGSISRVVSKITSSEQRASAVALRSVLAARRGANDLIDIGAYRAGANPLVDAALAHEAAISGFLTQGMEDLAGADDSWRRLAALTTEFGGLTP from the coding sequence ATGAGCGGCAGGACGGCATCGTGGGAGCGGGCGCTCGACGCCGCGCGTCCCGAGCGCTCGGGAACCGTGAAGGCCGTGCTCGGTCTCGGCGCGGAGGTCATCGGCATCGATGCGGCCGTGGGAGACCGGGTGCGCATCCAGGTGGCGGACGGGCGCAGGGTCGACGCCGAGATCGTGGCGGTCGACGGCGCGTCCGCGCGATGCATGCCGCTCGCGCCGCTCGATGGGATCACCGCCCGCGCCAAGGTGCTGCACACCGGGTCGGGGCTCCGGGTGCCGACCGGACCGGCACTGCTCGGACGTGTGCTGGACGGGCTCGGGCGCCCCATCGACGGCAAAGGCCCGCTCGACCGTGGCGCAGAGTTCGTCGCGCTCGACAACGATGCCCCGAGCATCCTGCACCGCCAGCGCATCGCCACGCAGCTCGGCCTCGGAGTGCGGGTGCTCGACACCATGACACCCGTGGGCACCGGTCAGCGCCTCGGGCTGTTCGCGGGATCCGGTGTGGGGAAGTCATCGCTCATGTCGATGATCGCTCGTGGCTCGAGCGCCGATGTCACCGTGATCGCTCTGGTGGGCGAGCGTGGCCGCGAGGTGCGGGAGTTCATCGAGGACGACCTGGGGCCCGAAGGGCTGGCCCGGTCGGTCGTGGTCGTCGCGACGTCCGATCAGCCCGCGATGGTGCGCATGCGCTCGGCGTTCGTCGCCACCCGTATCGCCGAGCGGTTCCGCGAGGACGGCGCGAACGTCATGCTCATGATGGACTCGTTGACCCGCGTCGCGATGGCCCAGCGCGAGATCGGGCTGAGCGCAGGGGAGCCGCCCGCGACGCGCGGATATCCACCGTCGACGTTCTCCGTGCTCGCGCGTCTGCTCGAGCGTGCGGGCACCGGCCCGGTCGGCTCGATCACCGGTCTCTACACCGTGCTGGTCGACGGAGACGATCACAACGAGCCGATCGCGGACGCCGCTCGAGGGATCCTCGACGGGCACGTCGTGCTGGACCGTGCCCTGGCCGTGCGCGGGCATTTCCCGGCCGTGGACGTGCTCGGGTCGATCTCCCGTGTGGTGTCGAAGATCACGAGCTCCGAGCAGCGGGCGTCCGCTGTCGCGCTGCGCAGCGTGCTGGCCGCGCGACGCGGCGCGAACGACCTGATCGACATCGGCGCATATCGCGCGGGTGCGAACCCTCTTGTCGACGCGGCGCTGGCCCACGAGGCCGCCATCTCCGGCTTCCTCACCCAGGGGATGGAAGACCTCGCCGGCGCCGACGATTCCTGGCGGCGTCTCGCCGCACTCACCACCGAGTTCGGAGGACTGACTCCATGA